TATATGGCCGGAGGGTCTCACAACTAGCTGTACGCattaacagcaacagcaacctATAGAGAACTGTATGAGCAACACCACTTACAGGCAAAAGGTCAGAGAAGTCGTTATCAACCCTCGCAGCTTTTCCATTCCTCTTGTGTTTGgggccttcctcctcctcctcctcgttcTCTATCTCCTCCACAGCGAGCCCTCCTGAAGCCTGGTCTTCTATGTCAGCTGCAGATGGCGCGTTTCTGTGGCGAGCCTCTTCCGCTTGTCTGAGCTCAGGTATCAGCGTACCTGCATCGAGATCCAGGCACCGCGACAAGGTGGCCACCACAGCGTTGATGGTCTGGGCCTGACGGGCAGCAGGTACACTGCCCTTCAAGTTCCAAAGTGTCCCTGAGTGACATAGCAGGCAGAGTCACAGCTcagaaggaaatattaaaaacattacAGTATTTATTCCTTAAATGTTGAAGTAACTTCTGTCCACAAAGGACCTTttagtgtcatttttttcacttaTGTAATGGTTAAGAGTGACAGTTTTGaacaatttattaaaaaaaaaatcagaagacAGTGTCAAATCGTACCTGCAGCCATTGTCCTGAGGAGAGTGTGTGCCATGTCTGGCTGAGATGTCAGCAGCACGTTCTCCACGACTCCAAGCACGGCAGCATTCATGCTACATAGCAGCTCTGGGTTATCCTCAGTCACAGTGTGCAAACAGTGAGCTGGTCCAACACAAAGAGGAGAGATTTAGAGACCTTTTTCTCACACTAGACTAGAGAAACCCAGTTAGTTAGAGGCCAGACTTCACTGAAGGCCTTTGTTACAAACAGTAATATTAAGAGGAAAGACAGTGTCTGCACAGTAACAGCTATCATAGTACACTCCTAATGTGTGTCATGTCAATGACAAGTTCACAAGTCTCACGTCATTTCTGTTATCGGCCTCATACGTTACAGAGCTGGGAGTGTAAGCTCCATTTATTCAGTCATCACGACAAAAACGTTTGAcatgtcacacatacacacatctagCAATACTAATGACAATATCATATGCAACATGGGGCCATGGCGTTAGTCTATAATCTACCTGCATCCTGTTTTCATAAAATAACCTTAGGTCTAGGTGAGCCTGTAGTTATTGTAGGCTGGACTTGGTCTTTAATTAacactttgacattttgggaattcCCTTTGGAGAAAAGGTAGATACCACTCTAATGTTGAATGTAAACAGCATCCGGCTGTGCTCTGGCTCTGCTGCAATTTCAATGTACATTTCAGAAGCAAAGCCTCTGTTCATCAGTATGGAGGGTTTTTAAGGTCTGGAACTGTACATGTACATACATAATTAACCATAGAACAAAatgcctaaataaataaattactataCAATTTAATGCTTAAAAATGTATAACAATATAATACAAtgcttaaataaattaataaattatataaaaaataaatcgcTAAGAGACATTAAATCTATAAACGTTAaatttatttgtgattttattcattcattcagatatttgtacattttaatatttgtagattaatttattctttcatatattgatttatatacttattcatttattcacacatttatttatctgtttataattatatttatttgtacACTTCCATTTATCTATAGTGAAACTTGCTGCagtgaaataaaaatctgttaATTTCATCCATCAAATGTCAGGGGGCAGATTTAAGATTTTTTAAGCTACCagtctttttttccaacatttttctgCATTATATAGGCATAAATACATGTATGCAGCTTGTTTAAATGCGGCAAAAGATGCTTTAAAGCTGTACTTGAAGATAAAATTTTTTTGTTGCTATAAACCCTCTCTGTCATGACTCATTTTAGAAATGATATAACTGATCTCAGAGCAAAACCGCTATCATTAACCTGTATTTCTATGCATTTTGTCTGACAATATCGTGGTCATAAAAAAATGACTTtatctgcagctcagcagcttGGAAATGCCTGCTGGGCAACATGAATCTATGAACTGCGATCAAATTTTAAACTTGTTTAGCTGTCtgacaacagaaacataaatatatataattgaGATCAACTATATTGTGAATTCAGCTGCATTAAAGCACAGTATAGGTGATCACAGATAGGGAGAACACAACAGCATTTTGATGGGTCGTCTGCCTCCCTTGCTTTACTCCTTTCCTCTACATGCATCtctacaaatacattttaagtcAGATGTCATTAAATGCATGTACCAGCCACCAGGACATGTACCAGCAGTGACATGGAACTCTGTATGTCCTGTCCTGATACTTAGGCCTGCCATGAATAATATATCTTGGCCAGCTAGGATGTACAGACACTATTATAAATCAATTATGACTACAAATTATCAGTGTATCAATTCGACCTACCAGCAGATATGGCCAGTTCCATGTTGTGTGGGTGTCGCTCCAGACACTGGACAACCAAATCCAGGAGACCCGCTTTGTTGAACACAGACAGCGACTGGCTGCTGTTCTCACTGAAAGGACAACAGGCAGATGTGAGACCAgttacaaatgcacacacaaaaacatcatgcAGTATCTTTGAATGATAAAAATTACAGATAATGGCAGTGACTACCAAAAAGTGGGCTTGCGACTTTGAGATGAACTAAGagtgcaattttctggactgagaGGAGAATCTAGAGAATCTAAGTGGGGTGAAGTATATAATTATGATAGCCTCACATGCTGCTAACAAGCCAAAAGCAGAGGAGCAGTTCCCTGGAGAAAACTACATATAACTGGAATGAGTCGTAGGGCATCAAAGAAAACAGCATGCTTGCTCACTAAAAAAACTCCTTGACAAACAAAGGGTTAAAAGCACAGTGCTGTCAGCTAGGGTTACAAACCAGGTAGTATCattcccaaaaaaaaaagagacagcatGAATTTCTGTCAACTCTTAAGACACTGAACCAGTGACATTAAACGGATTTGACATTCCAGGAGATGCCGCTATGATGCACTTGTTTCACAATAATCCCTATTGTTATTGTCATGCAGTCTAGTCTAGTAAAATCAAATATCAAGGACATTATTTAAATATTGTAGCAGATAAATATATGCCATTAACCAAGTTATTCAGCTCAGGTCTGATGTTAAACAGCTGGGATTGGGATGAAATTGCAGGTGACAAGTTGTACTCTAAGTCTTTGAGTTTatttccaaataaaaaaaaataaatataatggtCAGccttaattgtttttgtttgctagcaaggttgtgtatttgtgttgatttcGTATtagctcttgttcttgtttgttataaatataaaagataattcgattttattttttggtagaGGGCTAGGGCGCTgaacacagactgtataaataatgacgtcacccactggctTGTGGACCGCGGTGGACaaccattttgaagcctcaaattCGGCGTTTTGGCCCtctccatcttgtttttttttttgtttttttttaagtcaaaagtaaccatatttggatgagaggttcgagctgtggaggaacaaggggtggatctgacgtAGAAGTCGAGGACActgtcagcagacagcctgtgaCTCATAGCAGCCCCGCCTTTACatatgtgtaactttgggccttcagaaaatgtaaatgagtaaGTTATAAAAAGTTCAGTTGCCacgaatgttgaaattagcctAGGAGACCaacactgtttttgtaccaggctgtaaacatgtttatttctgcagtaaagttggacattttaacatcggtgactatggggattgactctgttttggagccagcctcaagtggccattcaaggaactgcagtttttggcacttctgtgttggcttcatttttcagcccgaGGTCGCCTCTTGGCACTGAATCTGCTCGGTCCAGCACTGTGAATGTATctacaaacaaactaaaactaCTATAAAActacatataaaaaaaataaaaaccaaacttttgtgaaaataaatcaaactaaCCTATTAAACTAGAAAacacactctgaaaactaaaagtaaacttaataaaataatagacTAATTCAAAACTATTATAACCTTGCTGTCATCAGATTGCACAGCCTCTTTTCTTACCATAGATTCCACAATAGGTTCACAGCCTCATTGGCAACATCCTCCACTGCATTCTTCTGGTCTTTCATTGTTACAGCAGCGCCCTCAAAACCAGCACAGctctgaaaagaaaaacaacactgtgCTGTCGCTGACAAAGAACCATCAACGGGTCTGAATTCTGCTGTCACCAAGTGTTAACTCTAGAAAGAAAATACAGCTCAGTCTGAAAAAGTAGGTGATCACATTCAAGATGAATTCAGCCAAGTGCTGTTTATGGTTCAAGACACCTATTGACCTCACCCACTGGTCGACAGTGTGGGTGTAGAGACTGTCACTAATTGTGAGTGTCTGTGCAGTGGAATGAAACCTAACTGCTGAGGATATGGAAGCATGCCGTAACAGCTGCTGATGAGGAGGAACTGAAGTGATGGGGTGAGCTAAAAGCAGCGGCGGAGTCTCACCTCTCTAAGCAGTGCTGTCAGGGGAGTCATGACGTCGTGCTTCACCATGTCCTCACACACCTCCTGACCTCCACATGCACTCAGATTCCTGTCAGGAAGAGACACACACTCATCGCTCAGTCGGAGGAGATTCGCTGTACGAGATGccgtttgtgtttgtgtgtgcacttgtgtgggcgtgtgtgtgtgagtgtgggtgggtgtgtgtgtgtgtgtgtgtgtgtgtgagagagggagagcccGAGGGAGTCCTGAGAGCGACTGCTTTATTTTGATATCCAGTCCAGGGAACCTCATTTAAAGTTTACTGGAGGACAGTGGTTGGGACAGTGTTAAGGTTGtactcagacacaaaaacaagtgTTGACTGTGAAGAAGGCGATGGTGATGACGATgagtattgttgttgttgttgctgttgttgttttataacTGATGGCAAACGTGATCACCACTATGACGacagatttttgtttgttttttggggggtagGGGATGGTAAATTGGGGGTGAAACAAATGTCACACGTGAATGTGGTCagattttacataaataaacaaagtaaCAGTATGATTGTATTTAATGTATCATCAGACAGTAGGTAACACTTAATTGGGAGAGTCTGCCTACAGGTTATTAATAGAGTATTTGTAGTATTTCAACAGCTTATTAGTTGAGATTCAACATTTCAACCGTTTTGCTTTATCTGCAGATGTTTAACAGATTATCTATCTTTATCTATATGTGACAATTCATGAACATACCTACATATTCTCAGAATAATTTAGTTGAACTTCTCTCAACCTATGCAGCACAGATTGAGTTAATAGTTCTACAAATACTTTATAAACTATCTCCAGGCAGATTATCCAAATAAATAGTTACTGACAGAAATAACACAAGTCATCAAATCATGAAAACCCAGCAGCAGCCTCGGTCGTCTGACAGACAGACCTTCTATTGTAGCATGGCGCCCCCTGTAGAAGTAACATGACAAATACTACTGGACTCCAAACTGATGGTAGGAAACCACACTGAAATGTAATCTTGATCATAGTGGTGGGGAAAAACAGAAATGCCCCATGTTAAAGTCTAATTTATTGAAATAATGTGTTCTGAATCTTATCTGAACCTTCTCTGGTTTGTTTATCTTTTCTTCCACTGTTATTGGGCTTTAATTTGTAAGTGTACTCTTTAATAATATGTCTTTCCCCATGAGGTTTTggtttaaagttttaaaaaaaaaaaaaaaaaaaaaaaaaaaggcatctaTAGTGGCATGTGGTGCTTATGTCAACATCAACAATCACCTCGAACAACAAGTAAACCAAAAACTAATGCTGTGAGACTAAAAAATGTACATGGTTTGGTATCACTGTATGAATGTATCTCTTTCAAGCTGTATAAATATGAAATCAAAGTTTGGCCTTAGTGATGGTTGCAGAGGTATAAACCCTAAAATACTTTTGTTTAACATGTTTATAATCACATTCAGAATATTACCATACATTTGTTACAAGGTCTCATCTGTTAACCTCTTATTATATGCCCATTCAGTTAGAATAACAACTTAATCAACTTCTAGTTTATCTGTCATTCCATACTAACTAAATGAAATGTTTCCTAACAATCAGGGGGCAAAATGTGACAAATCATCAGCAAAATATGAATGCAAAACCAACATCtccatttgtctttttttttttcacaagatGCCCACAAACGTGATGGCGAAAAGGCTATAAAtattagcattttttttattttatatacttttatcAATcaccgaggggaaattcaatattTCAGACTGTTTGTCAATTgcacacaggtctgaacacacacatgcacaaactggacctatacatgcactgagtggagagatgtcagagtgggctgcccatgacaggcgctccgagcggttggggggttcggtgccttgctcaggggcacctcggcagtgcccaggaggtgaactggcacctctccagctaccagtccatgctccatattttggtccggacagggacttgaacaggcgaccctccggttcccaacccaagtccctatggactgagacTGCCACCCTATGATGAGCATTTAAGACAGGTAAGACAAACAGACCTGCAGACAAAGCCAGCTCATCATTACAACAACTGATGCAGCGGCCTGCAACGTGCCACAACACTCAGAGCCTACCAGACCCTTTATATTTTTCAGCCACAGCAAGTGTTAATGGGTTGTAGGCGCTCTACCATTGAGGCTACTAGCAAAGGAGACAACAAAGCTATAATGTGTAGAGAAAGTGTCCTATGTGTGAGTAAATCCACTTCAGCAGGATAGATGTCAGGGATTTGATGATTTGACTCCTAAATGAATTTTGGAAGCATTATCTCGTAATACATGAATACATTCAGTAATATCTGTCAGTGACAAACTGGAGAATGCTGGAAAgtgaataaataacatttaaaccattttaaaaaatccttgGTGGCTGAATTGTACTATTTTGAACACAATTTTCCTTAAAAGACTCAagcacaagtacctcaaatttgtactcttaattacattacagcATTGCCCTTAATACAGTTTGTTTTAACAAAAGCTATCCCATCCCACCTGCTCCTGCCTGATAACCCGCTGACATAAATTCTAATTTCATAGCTGATGCTTGCACTCAAATTAGAAGGTGCCCTGCAGGGTTCTCTCGTAAAACAATAGTTGTATACACTCAGTGTTTCTCACCATAACATATTGTATATCCATATTTTGTTTATCATGTGACATGCGTGCTCGTACATGATACAAAGAAAACAGGAAtgtattaataaaaaaacattgctCCAAAGTACTACTAATGTTCAGACAAACACTTTCTCAAATTCTCACAGCTGATGAGGCTGACTGGACAGAGCAAGGACTTCTAATTAAGCACAACGTAAATTCTTCCTTTATCTGTCAATAGGTCTTTTACACAAAGGCATTTTGACATAGGAGGTAAACAATAACAGTAGGTGTAAATAATGAAATCAGTGATGAATTAATTCTATTTAGCTGCTTCATTATCAGGGTCCTGGTAGTGTGACTGCTGGCTTACAGGTGAATACAACAGGGATGTTGTTTATGTTATTTActgacacctgtgcttttcatacTACGACAAGGCAAATGCGAAGAAGTGATGCATGTGAAGGAGACTACGAGGAATGTGCTAGCATGTGTGCTTCAgcaagacacaaaacacaacttgTTACAGTTTATGTTTTCTTATAAAGCAGCTCCTCCTCAGGTGTCCTCACTTCATTTCTTGCTGTTTTTGGTATCCGTGCAACTTTGATGGACACCCCAAAAAATACTCCTCAGAGTGTGTGTCCATTCTGTAACTGACAATGGTCAAAGGGCACCCATCAGCAACACAGAATAGATGCTGCTCTACCCGCCTCACGGATATTTACACCAAGGGATGCAAAAATAAGGTCAGGAGAAACATTTAAGATTCCAACCACCCAGATAACGGCCTTTTCTCCCTGCTGAGGTCTGGGAGAAGGTGTGTCAGCATGGGCTTTCTCcgggttctccagcttcctcccacagttcaaaaacatgcaggttaggtcaGTTGGTGACTCTCCATTGCCCGTAAgtgtgaatgttttgtttttttcctgtttattaAGATCCCTATTAGTGTTTGCATTGCAGTAGttattcttcctggggtctaCACACTTACATGGTGGAGAATACAAAAACCTgacctgtctagggtgtacccCCCTTGTCTCAGGGTAAAATGGACCACGTGTCAAAGGGTTCCTGCCTTTACGGACAATAACACATTGTGCGTCACTAACGTCAGCATCACAAACTCAGTCTTTCCCACTTGCTAAATCATTTGGTTTGTCCTCAAGTCTCTCAGACCGACCTGGTGAGTCATCTGCCTCTCCTTTGTGTTTGAGTCCCTCACAGGAGCTGTATGTAGCTGCCACAAGTTGTTGTGGGTCCTGTATCGCAAACAGCCAGACCTAGTTTTACTGGTGCAGTCTACACCACACTGCTGCACTACTGACTCACCTGAGAGCTCCAGCAGCGGTCTCCCTGACAGCCAGGCTGCTGTCCAGCAGCATGGGCCCCAGCCGCCTCACAGCATCCCTCTGAAGGAACCCTGGGATGGTCTGACTCTGCTGCACCACCCGAGAGATGCTGGCACATGCAAACTCTCGCACATCTGCACTGGGACTCTGCAACTATGGAAATATACAAAAAACATGACACTAACTTTATATACTGACGTGTTTGTACTCATGACATAAACTGTCCACAGCTGCATTTCTCCAGCACAAGCAATGGGAGGGTGTAAAATCTGACATTATGACAATACACAAATTCACTGACACTGAAAATGTCATGTTATCAGCAATAATTCTTCACCTTCAAACAAAAGGCAAATAAGAGAGAGAGATTAGTCTTCAGGGTGAAATCACAGTCAAGTTCATCCACAGGAGTGGACTAACTAAACTCGAGTTAAAGACCAATAAAAGATTTCCTCCCCAACTGTCTCACTGACATATTTACATGCTTCGTCACAATGCAAAAATATAATATTAGTTAAGTGCTAAACAGGTTTGAATTGTGTTCATACTTTCTCCAGTAGCTCCGCAGCTGGACAACTATCATCACCATACTCTTCCTCGTCGGCGTCCACTTCCTTCACAGCATTTGTCGGCAGTCCAACAGCGTTAAACTGAGGACGTTTAAACTTAGTGGTTTTACTTTTTCCCATTTCTGTCCGTATTAAAGTGCGAACTGCGCATGTAACGTGATTTTTCCCCTTGAACACCCGGACTTTGCGACTGAAGCTCGAACAACACTCAAGCGTCGGTCCAGTTGGAAGCCATGTGGAAGGTTGGTCGCTGCCGTAAAGCGACGATGCTGACGGAAAGCAGAGAATCTGTCGCAAAACACGGGGACGCGCAACACCAATGTAATTTACATAATTTCGTATTAAAATGTCTGTAGTTTATAACAAACATCAAATAAACCAAAGACTAACGTTTTTgcaataagacaaaaaaaaaataagtacgAGTCATGGTTTAACACCTTGTGTATTTATTCGgtaaataactttaaaaataGAAACATTTAGTTAAAATACATGCTCAGcatcaaaaacagaaataaacacatcTGAAGTCTCGTCGTGGTCCCGTGACGTCAGCACAGAGACACTTCTAAAAGGTTGCATCAGTTCATGTCTGCATTTCCATCATGATGACAATCTGCCTCAGTGCCATCAGACCACGCAAAGGACTCAGGTCAAGGACAGGGAGTGAACAGTGGCTCTCAACAAACCCCAGGTACATGTGACCACCCCACTGAAGCTTGTGGCTACTGGATATTCGGTCGAGGCTTGAGAATAAGTTTCCCCGTCTGTttcaaaaagagagagaaaaagacagaaataagaCAAGTGTTGAGATTTCTTTCACAAATATCTGAGCAGATTACGGGGCACAAAGAGATGAGAGAGTTGTTAACTCACATCGTCACAGGACATGTTGTATTCTGCTAAAACTGTCCGACAGCGGGCAGCAATACTGAAGGGGGCAAAGGTCAAAGATCTTAACTTGTAAAccacaaaaacagtgatggagGAAGGCTCCAGATACTTTAAGTACTTTTACCACACTGCAAagatactctgttacaagtgcaagtcctgcattgaaaatgttaccTAAGTGAATGTATAGAATAATCTGGGAAATGGGCTTTACAAGTAAATGTTCTCAATGTAGACAAATGGCTCCTGTGACTGGGTATactattttatatatatatacagtacaggccaaaagtttggacacaccttctcattcaatgcgttttctttattttcatgattatttacattgtagattctcactgaaggcatcaaaactatgaatgaacacatgtggagttatgtacttaacaaaaaaggtgaaataactgaaaacatgttttatattctagtttcttcaaaatagccaccctttgctctgattactgctttgcacactcttggcattctctccatgagcttcaagaggtagtcacctgaaatggttttccaacagtcttgaaggagttcccagaggtgtttagcacttgttggcccctttgccttcactctgcggtccagctcaccccaaaccatctcgattgggttcaggtccggtgactgtggag
The Epinephelus lanceolatus isolate andai-2023 chromosome 2, ASM4190304v1, whole genome shotgun sequence DNA segment above includes these coding regions:
- the heatr3 gene encoding HEAT repeat-containing protein 3 yields the protein MGKSKTTKFKRPQFNAVGLPTNAVKEVDADEEEYGDDSCPAAELLEKLQSPSADVREFACASISRVVQQSQTIPGFLQRDAVRRLGPMLLDSSLAVRETAAGALRNLSACGGQEVCEDMVKHDVMTPLTALLRESCAGFEGAAVTMKDQKNAVEDVANEAVNLLWNLCENSSQSLSVFNKAGLLDLVVQCLERHPHNMELAISAAHCLHTVTEDNPELLCSMNAAVLGVVENVLLTSQPDMAHTLLRTMAAGTLWNLKGSVPAARQAQTINAVVATLSRCLDLDAGTLIPELRQAEEARHRNAPSAADIEDQASGGLAVEEIENEEEEEEGPKHKRNGKAARVDNDFSDLLPRDKEELREATALLTAQQTSLEIIVNMCCSDDPSDDEWEEESSSDESDMGPDGLCDGVSNLMSPLCLSAEVHGALMNHSIPEKVLKKTEFPRGEAMDACHQTASWRGLKKKMQRVQSRALTCLHSILSTMDVESLGGPAALQGAAQHLSTLVFGAAEIPKDEEFLEAVISAMRSLLQMIASKNISQCMTPQQLMSLSEAATRCDVVSVRVNAVAILGITGSTLAKEKGTAETLQMIGNALLQVATRDANLVVNGEALDALFDVFADGDEAETAAKNIQLLPALKALQPVFKAKIRKEGRGKYSAQELCVLDNIKVNLRRFIGYLEKVVKK